Part of the Paludisphaera borealis genome, CCCGACTACGCGCGGCTGGGCGAGGCCCGCCGCCAGCTCGGTTCACCCCCTTGCATCGCCTTGACGGCCACCGCCACCGACAACGTCCGCCGCGACATCGCCGCCCAGCTCGACCTCCGCGACCCCGGGTTCTTCATCACCGGGTTCGACCGTCCCAACCTGCGATACGCCGTCGCCAAGACCGCGCGCGACGAGGCGAAGCTCGAAGAGCTGCGCCGGGTCCTCGAACGCAATCCAGGACCCTCGGTCATCTACGCGTCAAGCCGCGCCCGCTGCGAGATGGTGGCCGACTACGTCGCCAAGCAGTTGCGCCGCGAGGTGGTCGTCTACCACGCGGGCCTCGAACGCGAGGCGAGGAACAGCTCGCAGGAATCGTTCATGCACGGCGACGCCGACGTCGTCGTCGCCACCAACGCCTTCGGCATGGGCGTGGACAAGGCCGACATCCGCTCGGTCGTCCACTTCAACATGCCCGGCACCCTTGAGGCCTACTACCAGGAGGCCGGCCGCGCGGGCCGCGACGGCCTGCCTTCGACCTGCGTGCTGCTGTTCTCGGCCGGTGATCGGCGGCTTCAGGAAATGTTCATCGACAATGAGTATCCGCCGATCTCGGCGGTCCACCAGGTCTATGAATTCCTCCGCCGCCGCGACGACGACCCGATCCAGATGACCCACGCCGAGATCCGCGAGGAGTCGGGCGTCAACCTCAACGAGTCGGCCGTGGGCGCGATCCTCAAGATCCTCGACGCCAGCGGCGCGATCGAAAAGTTCGCCCCGCGCGAGAACATGGCGATCGTCCGGTTCAACGTCGATTCCGAAGAGAATCTCGCCGGCCTGGCCGATCAGCTCGGCCCCCAGGCGCATGTGCGCCGGGCCGTCCTCGCGGGCCTGGAGGCGATGAGCCGAGGTCGCGTGGGAGAGCCCTGCTACTTCCGGCCCGACGAGATCGCCACCGCCCTGGGCCTGGATCGAACCGCATTGAACCGGGCGATCAAGTCGCTGGTCGCCGAGCTGCCGATCGACTACATCCCGCCGTTCCGCGGCACGGCGATCCGCGTCGTCGACCGGGCCCGCAAGGCCCGCAACGTCGAAATCGACTTTACGAAGCTCGAAAAGCGAAAGCGGCACGAGTACGACAAGCTCGACCGGATGACCCAGTACGCGCTCAGCACCATCTGCCGGCGATCGCTGATCCTCAGCTACTTCGGCGAGAAGGCCAGCCTGTCGGAACGTTGCGACGGCTGCGACAACTGCAACGCCGACCTCGATGGCTCGTCCTCCCGGTCGTCCGCAACGCCCATCGACACGCAAGAGAGCCGCGAGGTGATCCAGAAGATCCTCTCGGGCGTCGCCCGGGCGAAAGGACGGTTCGGCAAGACGACCGTCGCCCAGATGCTCGCCGGCTCCGACTCCGAGCGGATGACGCGCGGCGGCCTCCACCAACTGAGCACTTTCGGCATCCTCAAACACAGCGGCCTCACCCACAAGGAGATCGCCGACGTCGTCGAAGCGCTGAGCGCCGTCGGTCTGATCGAGAGCCAGGCCGTCGACCGCTTCAAGCCGGTGATCGCGCTCAGCGAAGCAGGCTGGGAATGGCTCCGCGACCGCGAAGCGCCCGGCCTCGTCCTAGGACTTCCGGCCGAGGTCGCGCATAAGCTCCGTCGCCGCGATACGTCCACGCCGAGCAGCGCGTCCGAAACCGACGATCTCGCCGGCGATCCGCTCTGGGAGCGCCTCAAGTCGCTTCGTCAGCAGTGGGCCCGCGAGCTGAAGCAGCCCGCCTATTGCATCTTCTCGAATCAAACGATGGAGGCCCTGGTCCGCCAGCGGCCGACCTCGCCCGCCGATCTCGCCGACGTCAAGGGGCTCGGCCGCGCCCGCATCGAACGCTACGGCGCCCCCCTGCTGGAGGCGATCGCCGGCCATCCGGTCACGTCGCCGATCACGACCAATCCCCGGTCCGTGACCGTCGCCCCGCGCGACCTCGAAAAGTCCGAAGCCCCCCCGGCCGCCGCCACGATCGCGCCTCCGGAACCGCCGCCCCGGCCGGCTCCCGCGCCGACGCCGACGCCAACTGTCGCGCCCACGCAAGCGCCGGCTTCGGAGCACGTCTCGACCGAGGAGTGGACCTGGCGGCTGCTCGACCGTGGGTTCAACATCGACGAAGCGTCGGCGATCCGCGGCCTCGATCCGGCGGTGGTCATTCGGCACCTGACCTGGATGGTCCGTCGCGACCGTCGACTGGCGGTCGAATCCTTCCTACCACCCGAGACGATCGCCGCGTGGGACGCCTGGTCGACCTCGCATCCCGCTGGCGAGCCCCCCGCCGAGCCCGCCGCCTCGGTCTCGCTCTGGCCCCTCTTCCGCGCCTGCCGGACCGGTCACTGAGTCCGCGCTTCCCGCGTCGGCGCGCTCAGAACCGGACGACCCAGCGATAGACGGCGTACAGGCAGACCGCCACGCCGACGAGCAGCCACCACGGCTTCCGATACGGCTCGTCCTCCCTGGACAGGAATGCCGCGCACGCGGGGCACCGTTCCGAATCATCGTAGATCGGCCGTCGGCAGTACGGGCAGGGCGTCGTGACGTCCTCGTCGTCACCAGGAGCCTCCTCGACCTCGTCAGCCGGGTCCCACCCGCCCTCATCGTCATCGCTCCATCGCGGCATATCGCGTCCCCATCCTCGCGACAAAGTTCACGTCACGCTCCCGAAACCCGAGAAGTCGAGCTTACGACGATCCAGTCTGGTTGGGACACGGCTTTTGGTCACGACGCCGTTCGTGGCTCTGGATCATCGCGATCGCCCCATCACGGGGAGTCCTGGCGACGCCGCCGATGCCTCCGCGACACATGCTCCCACGTTTGGATGAAACCGTGCCACGGCGACTCACAAGATCGGGGCTCAAGCTATACAAGTTGGTGCAGTGAGCAGACCACTCATGTTCGTCAGTCATGCACCAACATAGGGGATCTCTTAGATGAAATTGCACTTCGCCCCCGTCTTGCGCGTCGCCGCCATCGTCGCCGGAACCGTCCTGAGTTCGCAGTCGGCGTTCGCCGGCATCGACGTGACGATCGAAGCCGCCGGCGTTCAGTCGTCGCAGCAGGCCAACATTATCACTGAGACGTTTAACTCACAGGCTACCGGGGTGCTCAACGCGCCTTTGGTGACGTCGATCGGAACCTACACCGCGACCGCCGACTCGTCTATCATCCTCTCTGCTGATCAGTACGGCGGCGCCAACGGCACCCAGTACATCTCGGTTGGCTCACAGGCCGGAGGACCTGGCGGCTCGATGGTCCTGAGCCTGAACGGACCCGCCGATTATTTCGGCCTGTGGTGGTCGGCGGTGGACTCCCAGAACAAGCTCCAGCTTTACAGCGGCGGCGTCGGCGGGACTCTCCTGGGCACCTACACGAGTGCCGATCTTCCTGCTTTCAGCGCCGGTTACTTCGGTAATCCGAACCCGCCCGCGGACCGCAACACGGGCGAGCCTTACGCATACGTCAATTTCTTCGGCACGGCCGGCACGACCTTCGACACGATCGTCTTCAGCAACTCGAACGCCACCGGCTTCGAGTCGGACAACCACAGCATCCACAGCGTTCCCGAACCCTCGGCCTTGTTGATGGGCGGTGCCGCCTCGGTCATCGGACTGGCCGTGGCTCGTCGTCGTCGCCGCGACGCCTGAAGCCGAGTCGATGACTCCGATCGGCTCTCAAACTCGATGTGGATTGCACCTAAGAAGAATCGACGCTTTGTGATCTCCAGAGATCTGGATAGAAAGAGCCATGGTGGGAGCCCAGGCGCCGCGGACATCCGAAGTCCGAGGCGCCTGTCGGCGTTGATCGATGGGCCGGTGCGCAAACGACGATCGCGACGCGACCGGATGATTCAGGGAGCGAGCTGAAGGAACTGCTTGAGCTCGGCTAGCTCCGCCCGTTTCAGTTCGTCATCGCCCCGGGCTTCGCGGATGATCCGAATATCGCCTTCGCGACACGCCCGGCGGACGAGGTCGAGCAGGGTTCCTTCTTCTCCCACCAGCTCGCGATACGCTCGGGCCGACGCGAGATCGGCGATCACGACCCGACCGAGCAAACGGCGCTGCGTCTCTTCGTCGAAGTCGACGCTGACGGCCTTCATCTCGTACCCGTCTGGGAAGATCCGGGCGCCGTCGAAGTCCCAGCGGACCTGGCCGGAGTCGGCGATCGCGCCGTTGGTCTCGGCTTCGACGATCTTGCCGGGGAGACGGACCGTGAATGCGAATACAGGGCCCGGCGGCGCGAAAATTCCCGGGAAACCATACAGACCGGTCATCCGCAAGAGGAGCGGCCCGAGCTTGGTTTTGATTTCCTTTTCATGGGCCTTCGTGAACGTCGCCCAGGCGTCGTAGTGCGGAGGCGACCAGGCGCTCTCGAGAATTGCTTGCACCTCGTCTTCGGAAAGCGGCTGGCCGTCGCGACGCTTGAAGTTCTGGCTGATCACGCCGCGCGCGAACGCCTTGATCCGCCGCATCCCCTCGTCACTTTCGACCAGACTCCCCTTCTCATCGAACAGATCGACGCCCAGGCGCTGAAGGACCCCCGCGAACCGAACCTTCATCTCGCGCTCTTTTTCGGGCTCGGCCTCGTGCTTCGCCAGCATCTCGTAATAGGCGAGGGTCGCGTCGTCGAGGAACCGACGGCCTCGAGTCCGGACGTCGGCGACGACTTTGGCGACGTCGTAACGATCGCCGTAGACCTGTTCAATCCCCTCGCAGAGCATCGGGATGCCGACCTCCAGAAACTCGCCGCGCGCCTTGAGGAAGCTCTCGCGGGTGACGATGTTCGTGATCGTCTCGCGCCAGCGATGCTCGACGACGAACCCCAGATCCTTCCGTTCGTACGATCGGCTCAGTTCGCTGGCCCCGACGTCGGGATACGACGCCTCGCGCTTGAGGAAGTGCGCGGGGATGTCGGCCGGGCTGCGAAAACCGCCGTGCGCGTGGAAATACGCACGGTCGCCGGGCTGCTGATTTCCCGCCGAGAACGCCGGGGGGATGAGGACGTCCGACACGCCTTTCCAGCGCGCGTTCCAGGCCGGCGCGAGGGCGTCGTCGGGGAGCATCTCTCCCTTCGGCTGCCAGATCAGACGGTCGCATGATCCATCCGATCGGATCACGGTCTCGACCTGAACGAACGCGGGACCGCCACATCCAGAGGCCAGAATCATCGACCCGACGACCAGAACGGCCCGCATGGTGAAACGACACATGGCGACCTCCAATGCATCGAAGACCCGTGCCCCTGACGAACGCCGCGCGAGATGAGAACGGTTCCCACCCCGATTCTCGCACCAGGCCCGCGCTCTTGCCAAGCGGCCGCCCTGGAACGAGACTTGCACAGTGATGGGCGCCGCCCCGGCGTCACGATCCAGCCCGACTATCAAGACGTTCGAGAGTCGCCCGTCATGAGTTCCAGAGACAGATCGACGACGCCTGATCGATCATCCGACCACCACGGCTTTTCCCGGCGGCTGCCGGTCGGAGCCGAGGTTCAGCCCGGGGGCGGCGTCCACTTTCGGGTCTGGGCGCCGTTGCGGCGGCGAGTCGAGGTGATCGTCGAGCCGAAGCAAACCTTCGAGCTGAGCCCGGAAGCCGACGGCTATTTTTCCGGCTTCAGTCGGATCGCGGGCGTCGGCTCGCGGTATCGCTACCGGCTGGACGGCGAGAACCGTTTCCCTGACCCGGCGTCACGGTTCCAACCTGAAGGGCCGCACGGACCGTCGCAGGTCGTCGATCCCTCGTCGTTCGCCTGGACCGACGCGAGCTGGAAAGGACTGACCCTCACGGGCCAGGTGCTCTACGAAATGCACGTCGGCTCGTTCACGCGCGAGGGGACGTGGACCGCCGCGATCGAGCGACTGCCCAGGTTGCGCGAGCTGGGCGTCACGACGATCGAACTCATGCCGGTGGCCGAGTTCGCCGGAGCGTTCGGCTGGGGGTACGACGGGGTCGACCTGTTCGCCCCCTACCATTTTTACGGCGAGCCGGACGACGCGCGGCGGTTCGTCGACCGAGCCCACGCGCTGGGCCTGGGGGTGATCCTCGACGTGGTCTACAACCACTTCGGCCCGGACGGCTGCTATCACAGGGCCTTTTCCGACGATTATCTCCACGTCGATCGAGCCAGCGGTTGGGGCGACGCCTTGAATTTCGACGGCCCCGGCTCGACGCCGACGCGCGCGTTCTTCATCGCCAACGCCGGCTATTGGATCGACGAATTCCATTTCGACGGCCTGAGACTCGACGCGACGCAAGCGATCCACGATTCATCGTCCGATCATATCATCACCGCGATTAGCCGGCGGGCTCGCGAGGCGGCCGGCGCGAGGTCGATCCTGATCTTCGCCGAGAACGAGCCGCAGAACGTGCGGCAGATCCGCCCCGAGAGCGTGGGGGGCTTCGGCCTCGACTGCCTCTGGAACGACGATTTCCATCACGCCTCCCGGGTCGCGCTCACGGGCCGAGCCGAAGCGTACTACGGCGACTACCTCGGCACGCCCCAAGAGCTGATCTCGGCCGTGAAGTGGGGCTTCTTGTTCCAGGGCCAGACGGTGAAATGGCAGCAGAAGCGGCGGGGCACCCCAACGTTCGGCGTCCCTGCGGCGCACTTCCTGGTCTATCTCGAAAACCATGACCAGGTAGCCAACTCGGCGCGAGGGCTACGGCTCATAAACCTCACCAGTCCAGGTCGATACCGGGCGCTCATGGGCCTCTGCCTGTTGTCGCCGCAGACCCCCCTGCTCTTCCAGGGGCAGGAACTCGGCTCCCGCCGGCCGTTTCTCTACTTCAGCGACCACCACGACGAGCTAGCGAAGGCCGTCTGCGAGGGGCGTCGCGAGGAGCTTGCGGGGTTCCGGAGCACGACCCATCCCGAGCTTCTCGACTACCTGGCCGATCCGGGCGCCGAGTCGACCTTCTTGGCGACGAAGCTGGAAGAACCCGCCGATTACCGACGCGTTCCGGAATTCCTGCTCATCCAAGACCTCCTCCAACTACGACGCGACGATCCGATCTTCCGCGCCCAGAAGTCCGAGTCCATCCAGGGCGCGGTGATAGGTCCCGAAGCGTTCGTGCTGCGATATTTCGGCGACGCGGACGACAGTCGGCTGATCGTGATCAACCTCGGCCGCGACCTGTACCCGACCGCCAACACCGAGCCGCTCCTCGCCCCGCCGCCCGGCATGGACTGGTCGGTGCTCTGGTTCAGCGAACATCCCCGGTACGGCGGTTCGGGCATCCCCCCGCTCGAATCCGGCCAACCCTGGCGCATCGCCGGACACTCGGCCGTCGTCCTGAAGCCGAGCCCCGCCCCCAGCCGCCCCGACGACCCCGGCATGGGAACCGCGGCGATCGAGGACTACGACATCCACCCGGCGCTTCGTGCGCGTCGTCGAAGCGAATGAGACCTCGCGGCGTCGATTTCACGGCTTCTTGGTCGCCGCGTCGAGCGGCCTGTCGCCGAACGCGGCGCGGGGAGGCTGCGCCGGGACCTTGAGATCACGTCGAAGTCGTTCCAGCTCCCGCTTCAGCTCCGTCACGACGCCGGAGTTCGCGGGGTCGTCGTAGACGTTGCGCAGCTCGCGCGGATCGTTCTGAAGGTCGAACAGCTCCCAGGCGTCGAGGTCGGGCGTCGAGAATCTTACCAGCTTGTAGCGGTCGGTGACGACCCCGTGATGGGGGCGCACGTGATGCGGCTCGGGGTACTCGAAATACTCGTAATAGAAGCTCTTCCGCCAGTCGGTCGGGGCCTCGCCTCGGAGGATCGGGACAAGGCTTTTCCCCTGGACGTCGGCGGGCGCGGCGACCCCGGCGGCTTCGAGGAGAGTCGGCGCGAGGTCGATGATCGAGACGAGATGCGCGTCGACGCGGCCCGCCGCGACGACCCCCGGCCAGCGCACCAGGAACGGCGTCTTGAGCGATTCCTCGAAGATCCAGCGCTTGTCGAACCACCCGTGTTCGCCCAGGTAGAACCCCTGATCGGAGGCATAGACCACAATCGTGTCGTCGGCCAGGCCCTCGTCGTCAAGGTATTTCAACATCCGTCCGACGCTCTCGTCGACGCCCTTGACGCACCCCAGATAGTCATGCAGATATCGGTTGTACTTCCATCGAATCAGGTCGGCGCCCTTGAGGTCGGCCTTGCGAAACGCCTCGTTGCGCGGCTTGTAGTACGCATCCCAAGCTTTGCGCTCGTCGGGCGTGAGCCGCTCGGGGCTATCGACGAGCTTGAGATCGTCGTCGTTCATCGTCTGGGCGATCGTCATGTCCTGGTCGCGCTCCGCGAGTCCGCGGCCCGAATAGTCGTCGAACAACGTCGGCGGCTCGGGATAGCGACGGTCGCGGTCATGCCCCAGATGCCGCACGGCGGGCGACCACCGGCGATGCGGCGCCTTGTGCTGACACATCAGCAAGAACGGCTTCGAGCGGTCGCGGTTCTTCAGCCAGTCAAGCGAGACGTCGGTGATGACGTCGGTGACGTAACCGTCGCGGCGGGCGGTCTTGCCCTGCTCGATCATCGGCGGATCGTAGTAGATCCCCTGCCCCGGCAGGATGCACCAGTAGTCGAAGCCCGTCGGGTCCGATCCGAGATGCCATTTGCCGACGACGGCCGTCTGGTATCCCGCCCCCTTCAGCAGCTTCGGGAACGTCGTCCGGCCGCCGTCGAACCGGCTGTTGGTGTTGTTGTAGAAGCCGTTGATGTGGCTGTACTGGCCAGTGAGCACCGAGGCCCGGCTCGGCCCGCAGATCGAGTTCGGAACGAGGCAGCGGTCGAACCGTACCCCTTCCTTCGCCAGCCGATCGATGTTCGGCGTGTTCAACAGCGCGCGAGGATCGCTGTAAGCGCTTACCGCCTGATACGCATGATCGTCCGAGAAGATGAACAGAATATTGGGGCGTCGTCCGGGCTCGTTCGCAACCGCCGAGAGTGCGGGCGAAAGCACGGCCAGGGCGAGAATCAACGAGCGGCGGACGCCGGGCGGAATCTGGATCATCAGCGCGTACCTCGATCTCGGATGGACTCGCGGCGACAGGAGTCCGCCGATTATACAAGGGCCGAGTCAGGTCTCCACCAGCAACGCGACCGGGAAGTGGGCGAAGACTTCACCGGCGGCCAGCACGGTCGTCCCATCGCGGACGGAGCTTGTGACGATCGATCCCGTAAACGCATCCTGATATCGAATTCCCGGTTCGATTCCTGGCAGTTGCAGAGTCGAATCGCCCCAGACCTCTGGCCCCACGGGGAGGTCGCCGTCGAAGGCGAGGCGGGTGCTCAGCCGAGGCGCGGCGATGATCGCCGACTCCGAGCCGTGGCTGCGATGGAACGCGAACAGCGAGGCCTCGCAACGACCGACGGCCGCCAGGGCGCGATATTCACCGATCGCGAACAACTC contains:
- a CDS encoding ATP-dependent DNA helicase RecQ — encoded protein: MSLVNDPVGLEAALHERFGLQQFRPGQREVIEQVLGGRDVLCVMPTGGGKSLCYQLPAVVSPGVTLVVSPLIALMKDQVDALNQRGIHATLLNSTLDLGEQRQRMAEIEAGIYDLVYVAPERFRSSRFTSMMARLQPALMAIDEAHCISQWGHDFRPDYARLGEARRQLGSPPCIALTATATDNVRRDIAAQLDLRDPGFFITGFDRPNLRYAVAKTARDEAKLEELRRVLERNPGPSVIYASSRARCEMVADYVAKQLRREVVVYHAGLEREARNSSQESFMHGDADVVVATNAFGMGVDKADIRSVVHFNMPGTLEAYYQEAGRAGRDGLPSTCVLLFSAGDRRLQEMFIDNEYPPISAVHQVYEFLRRRDDDPIQMTHAEIREESGVNLNESAVGAILKILDASGAIEKFAPRENMAIVRFNVDSEENLAGLADQLGPQAHVRRAVLAGLEAMSRGRVGEPCYFRPDEIATALGLDRTALNRAIKSLVAELPIDYIPPFRGTAIRVVDRARKARNVEIDFTKLEKRKRHEYDKLDRMTQYALSTICRRSLILSYFGEKASLSERCDGCDNCNADLDGSSSRSSATPIDTQESREVIQKILSGVARAKGRFGKTTVAQMLAGSDSERMTRGGLHQLSTFGILKHSGLTHKEIADVVEALSAVGLIESQAVDRFKPVIALSEAGWEWLRDREAPGLVLGLPAEVAHKLRRRDTSTPSSASETDDLAGDPLWERLKSLRQQWARELKQPAYCIFSNQTMEALVRQRPTSPADLADVKGLGRARIERYGAPLLEAIAGHPVTSPITTNPRSVTVAPRDLEKSEAPPAAATIAPPEPPPRPAPAPTPTPTVAPTQAPASEHVSTEEWTWRLLDRGFNIDEASAIRGLDPAVVIRHLTWMVRRDRRLAVESFLPPETIAAWDAWSTSHPAGEPPAEPAASVSLWPLFRACRTGH
- a CDS encoding PEP-CTERM sorting domain-containing protein, which translates into the protein MKLHFAPVLRVAAIVAGTVLSSQSAFAGIDVTIEAAGVQSSQQANIITETFNSQATGVLNAPLVTSIGTYTATADSSIILSADQYGGANGTQYISVGSQAGGPGGSMVLSLNGPADYFGLWWSAVDSQNKLQLYSGGVGGTLLGTYTSADLPAFSAGYFGNPNPPADRNTGEPYAYVNFFGTAGTTFDTIVFSNSNATGFESDNHSIHSVPEPSALLMGGAASVIGLAVARRRRRDA
- the treZ gene encoding malto-oligosyltrehalose trehalohydrolase, which gives rise to MSSRDRSTTPDRSSDHHGFSRRLPVGAEVQPGGGVHFRVWAPLRRRVEVIVEPKQTFELSPEADGYFSGFSRIAGVGSRYRYRLDGENRFPDPASRFQPEGPHGPSQVVDPSSFAWTDASWKGLTLTGQVLYEMHVGSFTREGTWTAAIERLPRLRELGVTTIELMPVAEFAGAFGWGYDGVDLFAPYHFYGEPDDARRFVDRAHALGLGVILDVVYNHFGPDGCYHRAFSDDYLHVDRASGWGDALNFDGPGSTPTRAFFIANAGYWIDEFHFDGLRLDATQAIHDSSSDHIITAISRRAREAAGARSILIFAENEPQNVRQIRPESVGGFGLDCLWNDDFHHASRVALTGRAEAYYGDYLGTPQELISAVKWGFLFQGQTVKWQQKRRGTPTFGVPAAHFLVYLENHDQVANSARGLRLINLTSPGRYRALMGLCLLSPQTPLLFQGQELGSRRPFLYFSDHHDELAKAVCEGRREELAGFRSTTHPELLDYLADPGAESTFLATKLEEPADYRRVPEFLLIQDLLQLRRDDPIFRAQKSESIQGAVIGPEAFVLRYFGDADDSRLIVINLGRDLYPTANTEPLLAPPPGMDWSVLWFSEHPRYGGSGIPPLESGQPWRIAGHSAVVLKPSPAPSRPDDPGMGTAAIEDYDIHPALRARRRSE
- a CDS encoding sulfatase; amino-acid sequence: MIQIPPGVRRSLILALAVLSPALSAVANEPGRRPNILFIFSDDHAYQAVSAYSDPRALLNTPNIDRLAKEGVRFDRCLVPNSICGPSRASVLTGQYSHINGFYNNTNSRFDGGRTTFPKLLKGAGYQTAVVGKWHLGSDPTGFDYWCILPGQGIYYDPPMIEQGKTARRDGYVTDVITDVSLDWLKNRDRSKPFLLMCQHKAPHRRWSPAVRHLGHDRDRRYPEPPTLFDDYSGRGLAERDQDMTIAQTMNDDDLKLVDSPERLTPDERKAWDAYYKPRNEAFRKADLKGADLIRWKYNRYLHDYLGCVKGVDESVGRMLKYLDDEGLADDTIVVYASDQGFYLGEHGWFDKRWIFEESLKTPFLVRWPGVVAAGRVDAHLVSIIDLAPTLLEAAGVAAPADVQGKSLVPILRGEAPTDWRKSFYYEYFEYPEPHHVRPHHGVVTDRYKLVRFSTPDLDAWELFDLQNDPRELRNVYDDPANSGVVTELKRELERLRRDLKVPAQPPRAAFGDRPLDAATKKP